One genomic segment of Hippoglossus hippoglossus isolate fHipHip1 chromosome 22, fHipHip1.pri, whole genome shotgun sequence includes these proteins:
- the zfyve26 gene encoding zinc finger FYVE domain-containing protein 26 isoform X1 has translation MYPFSREAETSLQDLFEYFKRCLQHGEWELASACVPQLVQSTHSENLQDIIKAIICHPYKLEWETVGSPHRLAWFWLQVLEKWTEEKVSPDIRRELEFLLLLEELGSEGIAETVLKELHQAYLTSQPDQKAAEGSGSTQAAVESCLRTLLEKKKPRLAQSLAHFLQDQSPTEDHTLQHTFIQHLMKKLAKPEKKVEEWVEEIYAVLAVMPWSSGRSAGQFEALCEALWAARDGPLKEERILSSLLRPQCDALVSLYCSTALRLQRDHLLRSTPDTQVELPEAEKLALSLCCHKDRPSIWKAIYFECLSSGKHFLEQVLVTALDLVKHEEFSQLRELVQLEFQPLSRLLLLLGWTQCRSLSSAQKLLSVLHREQAPASDSVLQEFANLLSSQLGILEWCKNNNPGISMEALLTQLHTLDNHSALYILHTLTPLPQFEERRILDLLQQLPNPPGPDDSEAIRTLSPGAQRNIVLFQGFCVMKYTIYALCVNAHKYSNCSECESMHHQQQQLPTEAETDQTQTSTSSEGFHLQFQHYLTECQLYLEAVPAMFRLELLENIFSLLFLSTADFTQQIPKDTSLNANQDCSSDTRNANVELGAKAQTDETDHCRSQKLRSSSPTSSHPSHLDLGHFVQGCRGFVVDVAAMEGFLKLLKEGLEGMCVVGQQEGQEGGRALPREAEAAESLGCSVTPETFGARLQRLSKRTAEAQWRLQIITSNQGSENGSEGRLPMSTVGYTATSLGRSKSSSLRRRKRPGRHVAERQTSIEKHNGEVSTSASDGGGGTVTPCVEVEVCPCGGPHSWLVPAMLSPPESLLMSCIRRGNFMEAHQVSLVFDLGASPCCGELVFMERYKEVLVELERVEQKMDNQPMSSSSSSSEGLGSVAASGTGRARLGSSGRSTLQAIGSAAAAGVAFYSISDIADRLLSSPAHSMPSLEEEYWLSCCSSDPSGLLTTLLEELSPAAMAAFDLACCHCQLWKTSRQLLDTAERRLNNSLETRGVRIDPKVPHSQGICGFPMVLQQISKILSHFATNKGSVKTEAVMEDQVFSSPFGCCIQEVLLCCNPTLTEESISARLSLAQRLETTLHILSTATDNTEGSAGSALLALLVEQASLKQAELDVHPVRTNMKQLLRSLDQLCPFEPDGDLARPDYVRSFLDYVNTLASVLVRSLASEDQSGEVKLGNPLLVLLQAPFQLLSHLLFDRQVSPDRVLSLLQQEGLRLSVQQVIVQRCCETLPLWFSCPAAETDPDQTRKDDGVFSVGSLSALLQQHAQEHKTTLGITETPSGTQSDASSDSEASVEDNTPTNLSTSPPSQSSSSSSSSSSSNSFLLTPSALSFLKSRSPLLATLACLSACKGENAKAQSSGWSGYFRSGRKEVVLDGEQISREADTLLKDFPILWAYLHSLAEPVLGAPLTEGEGGSAGLGAVICGKPLVTLLLSGPQEGVTQAVAAEAFQKALSSKDLDRALSLLELYGQGCSQEGALRDQLLSYAALEDGVEGTGQLFRVQDANLRARVALQALERWPLSSCLELLDFCLSDLNTAASLRTGLERKKKELDIYRLMLNLQPRLPWATWQELRNESKTNPEPMLSRMLKAKEFSLCAQWVELYPVSEQLRLQLKTEHLLHLLEKGQTDEAFQLLEGLSDFVVGLEICEHALDRCPGLAACHFLADYLTLHFQRQVSPSRRQHIHALHLGSKVLLTLPPAARHDYFPLLSEPLLMLEQLLMNLKVDWADMAVRTLRSLLVGQEAGFGAEDIDHLLADYASKALDFSCAPRERSRSDSVISLQDSLMQCPAQDSCSLSSNQIESPTPSTSSTPTRTSSSNSLDRERDRNSAGRKRRSPAKFQPPDQPPGRRDWVPDTQQHVCMVCHRERFTMFNRRHHCRRCGRLVCHACSERKMLVEGSPGEEVRVCDQCYTYFHPDSDDELEQAEVAGSLVVTEEALDGMMHLPEVIQQQIQLSTNSAENQLLRSEFYYEQAPSAYLCVAILSLHSDQTACGHQLIVHCRSLSCKLTNPEVDACLLTDIMRQLLFSAKLMFVKVGRSQDLALCDSYISKVDVLKILVAANYKYIPSLDDILETSAVTRLRNQLLEAEHYQLAVEVSTKSGLDPGGMWQAWGMASLKAGNLSGAREKFSRCLKAPVDRNQLSLGPLLLQEIVQHLETIVRPTVATSSGEDILASLRELEDALSDACPVERPEGPTQSGDLNQECLYYLNTYGTHLALISFWVRHDSMTEALTYLLNKECPEEVFLDGVLQPSLERGRLGALQGILEKLDPGLDTCSRYLIASCQFLQRRGYFNTLYQLQQFMMDHVRAAMTCIRFFTHGASSYLQLGEQQRWLVRAKEHLRAYLQELQGRGAGRRKSQVNSFRKMMSSSDVSRHMNTIELQLEVTRFLHRCENAASSKTPQTSTPSSKSSASSSPPTLFGGSPMKVEVACKVMLGGKNIEEGFGIAYRVIQDFQLEAQAVYMRAGQRLVRQRQYGAVRQLFKCVSESGTATKNDCDALILSCVSIADKGPSDARELESLILETKSTESKIKAYLLCGKLRPAYLLAVKLEASRAGPLVQDVLQAAEGAQDSVMQNICRQWLSEHHNKSSQQRPGRPTAR, from the exons ATGTATCCTTTCAGCCGTGAGGCGGAGACCTCGCTTCAGGACCTGTTTGAGTATTTCAAGAGGTGCCTGCAGCACGGGGAGTGGGAGCTGGCCAGTGCCTGTGTGCCACAGCTGGTCCAGTCAACACACTCGGAAAACCTGCAGGACATTATCAAAGCTATCATCTGCCACCCGTACAAGTTAGA ATGGGAGACTGTGGGCAGCCCACACAGACTGGCTTGGTTTTGGCTTCAGGTTTTGGAGAAATGGACAGAAGAGAAG GTTTCTCCCGACATCAGAAGAGAGCTGGAGTTTCTTCTGCTCCTGGAGGAACTGGGTTCAGAGGGCATAGCAGAGACTGTTCTCAAG GAGTTGCATCAGGCCTACCTGACCAGCCAGCCGGACCAAAAGGCTGCAGAGGGTTCGGGATCAACACAAGCTGCTGTTGAGTCCTGCCTCCGAACCTTgttggagaagaagaagcccaGACTGGCTCAGTCTTTAGCACATTTCTTACAG GACCAGTCACCCACAGAGGACCACACTCTGCAGCACACGTTCATCCAACACCTGATGAAGAAACTGGCAAAACCAgagaagaaggtggaggagTGGGTGGAGGAGATATACGCAGTGTTGGCCGTGATGCCGTGGAGCTCTGGCCGGAGCGCTGGGCAGTTTGAGGCTCTGTGTGAAGCGCTGTGGGCAGCCAGAGACGGACCcctgaaagaggagaggatcCTGAGCTCGCTGCTCCGGCCTCAGTGCGACGCTCTGGTCTCTCTGTACTGCTCCACTGCTCTGAGGCTGCAGAGGGATCATCTGCTGAGGAGCACGCCCGACACACAAG TGGAGCTCCCTGAAGCAGAGAAGCTGGCTCTCAGTTTATGTTGCCACAAGGATCGTCCATCCATTTGGAAGGCCATCTATTTTGAGTGCCTTAGCAGCGGGAAGCACTTCCTGGAGCAGGTCTTG GTTACTGCACTTGACCTGGTTAAACACGAGGAGTTTTCTCAGCTGAGAGAATTAGTGCAGCTGGAGTTTCAGCCATTGTCTCGTCTGCTGTTGCTGCTCGGCTGGACTCAGTGTCGCAGCCTGAGCTCGGCCCAAAAGCTGCTCAGTGTCCTTCATCGCGAGCAG GCACCAGCCAGTGACTCTGTTCTGCAGGAATTTGCCAACCTTCTGTCCTCTCAGCTCGGAATACTCGAAtggtgtaaaaacaacaaccc AGGTATTTCCATGGAGGCCTTGCTGACACAGCTTCACACCCTGGACAATCACTCAGCTCTCTATATTCTGCATACTCTGACTCCTCTGCCTCAGTTTGAGGAGCGCAGGATACTggatctgctgcagcagctgccaaATCCACCAGGACCAG ACGACTCTGAGGCCATCAGGACTCTGAGCCCTGGTGCACAGAGGAACATAGTTCTGTTTCAGGGCTTCTGTGTCATGAAGTACACCATCTATGCTCTTTGCGTAAATGCACATAAATACTCAAACTGCTCCGAGTGTGAGTCCAtgcatcatcagcagcagcaactgcCTACTGAAGCAGAAACAGACCAAACTCAAACCTCAACTTCCTCAGAGG GTTTCCATCTGCAGTTCCAGCACTACCTGACAGAATGTCAGCTCTACCTGGAGGCCGTTCCAGCCATGTTCCGCCTGGAGCTCCTGGAGAacatcttctccctcctcttcctgtccaCCGCTGACTTCACGCAGCAGATTCCAAAAGACACCAGTTTGAATGCCAATCAGGACTGTTCATCAGACACAAGAAACGCTAATGTAGAATTAGGAGCCAAAGCACAGACGGATGAGACTGATCACTGCAGGAGCCAGAAGCTGCGTTCAAGTTCCCCAACATCATCCCACCCTAGTCACCTGGACCTGGGACACTTCGTCCAGGGCTGCAGGGGTTTTGTGGTGGATGTTGCAGCCATGGAgggtttcctgaagctgctgaaggaaGGGCTGGAGGGCATGTGCGTGGTGGGTCAGCAGGAGGGGCAGGAGGGGGGAAGGGCCCTGCCTCGAGAGGCTGAGGCGGCGGAGAGCCTCGGCTGCTCGGTGACGCCGGAGACATTCGGGGCTCGTCTGCAGAGGTTGTCCAAACGCACTGCAGAGGCTCAGTGGAGGCTGCAGATCATCACCAGCAACCAGGGCAGCGAAAATG GCTCAGAGGGCCGCCTCCCCATGTCGACGGTCGGCTATACTGCGACTTCTCTGGGACGCAGTAAGAGCTCCAGtctgaggagaaggaagagacCAGGGAGGCACGTAGCAGAGAGACAAACCTCCATAGAGAAACACAATGGAGAAGTCAGCACCAGTGCATCAG ACGGTGGAGGAGGGACAGTGACACCTTGTGTAGAAGTGGAGGTCTGTCCTTGCGGAGGTCCCCACAGCTGGCTGGTCCCTGCCATGTTGTCCCCTCCAGAGTCTCTGCTCATGTCCTGCATCCGCCGAGGAAACTTCATGGAAGCTCATCAG GTGTCTCTGGTGTTCGATCTGGGGGCGTCTCCCTGTTGTGGCGAGTTGGTGTTCATGGAGCGCTACAAAGAAGTTCTGGTGGAGTTGGAGCGGGTGGAGCAGAAGATGGATAACCAGCCTATGTcttcgtcgtcctcctcctcagaggGGCTGGGGTCAGTGGCTGCGTCCGGCACAGGGAGGGCTCGGCTGGGCAGCAGCGGCCGCTCCACGCTGCAGGCCATCggaagtgctgctgctgcag GTGTGGCTTTCTACTCCATCTCGGACATAGCAGACCGTCTCCTTAGTTCCCCCGCTCACTCGATGCCATCCCTGGAGGAAGAGTActggctgagctgctgctcctcagatCCGTCTGGCCTCCTCACCacgctgctggaggagctgagccCAGCAGCCATGGCGGCCTTCGACCTGGCGTGCTGCCACTGTCAGCTTTGGAAGACGTCCCGGCAGCTGCTGGACACAGCAGAGCGCCGGCTCAACAACAGCCTGGAGACTCGAG GAGTAAGAATTGACCCCAAAGTTCCTCATTCTCAGGGGATCTGTGGATTTCCAATGGTGTTACAACAGATCAGCAAGATCCTCAGTCACTTTGCAACAAACAAGGGCTCCGTCAAAACAG AAGCTGTTATGGAGGACCAAGTGTTTTCCAGCCCGTTCGGCTGCTGTATTCAGGAAGTGCTCCTGTGTTGCAACCCCACCCTGACCGAGGAGAGCATCTCTGCTCGACTCAGTCTGGCTCAACGCTTGGAGACCACCCTGCACATTCTGAGCACCGCTACAGATAATACAG AGGGCAGCGCGGGCAGCGCTCTTCTGGCTCTGTTAGTGGAGCAGGCCAGCCTGAAGCAGGCGGAGCTCGACGTTCACCCTGTCCGCACCAACATGAAACAGCTGCTTCGCTCCCTGGACCAGCTCTGCCCCTTCGAGCCGGATGGAGACCTCGCCAGACCTGATTACGTTCGCAGTTTCCTTGACTACGTCAACACGTTAGCATCCGTGCTGGTGCGCAGCCTTGCTTCAGAAG ACCAAAGTGGTGAAGTGAAGCTTGGGAATCCCCTGCTCGTGTTGCTTCAAGCCCCATTTCAGCTCCTCTCCCACCTGCTCTTTGACAGACAGGTGTCTCCTGACAG agtgctgtccctgctgcagcaggaaggtCTGCGACTGAGCGTCCAGCAGGTGATTGTCCAGCGATGCTGTGAGACTTTGCCCTTGTGGTTCTCTTGTCCAGCTGCTGAAACAGACCCTGATCAAACCAGAAAAGATGATGGAGTGTTCAGCGTTGGCAGCTTGTCTGCCCTGCTCCAGCAGCACGCTCAGGAGCACAAGACAACTCTGGGAATCACAGAAACTCCTTCAGGCACTCAGTCAGATGCAAGCTCGGACTCTGAGGCCTCAGTGGAAGACAACACACCAACCAACCTCTCCACTTCGCCTCCCTctcagtcctcctcctcctcttcctcctcttcttcgtcaAACTCTTTCCTCCTCACACCATCGGCCCTGTCTTTCCTAAAGTCTCGCTCCCCCTTACTGGCCACGCTGGCGTGTCTGAGTGCATGTAAAGGAGAAAACGCTAAGGCACAATCCTCCGGATGGTCGGGATATTTCCGCAGTGGACGTAAGGAGGTTGTCCTGGACGGTGAGCAGATTTCTCGAGAAGCGGATACTCTCCTGAAAGATTTCCCTATTCTCTGGGCCTATCTTCACTCCCTGGCTGAACCAGTGCTGGGCGCCCCGCTGactgagggagagggaggctcCGCTGGACTCGGGGCGGTGATTTGTGGGAAACCTCTCGTCACTCTCCTGCTGTCTGGGCCACAGGAAGGAGTTACCCAGGCTGTGGCAGCTGAGGCCTTCCAGAAAGCTCTTTCCTCCAAAGACCTGGACCGAGCTCTCAGCCTCCTGGAGCTGTATGGGCAAGGCTGCAGCCAGGAGGGGGCGCTAAGAGACCAGCTGCTTTCCTATGCTGCTTTGGAAG ATGGAGTTGAAGGCACAGGTCAGCTGTTCCGCGTGCAGGACGCGAACCTGCGAGCCCGTGTTGCCCTGCAGGCTCTGGAGCGATGGCCCCTGTCGTCCTGCCTGGAGCTGCTCGACTTCTGCCTCAGTGACCTGAACACTGCGGCCTCGCTGAGAACCGGCTTGGAGCGGAAGAAGAAAGAACTGGACATCTATCGCTTG ATGTTGAATCTACAGCCTCGGTTGCCCTGGGCTACGTGGCAGGAGCTGAGGAATGAGTCCAAGACAAACCCTGAGCCCATGTTGTCCCGGATGCTGAAGGCAAAA gagttttctctgtgtgcacagtGGGTGGAGCTGTACCCTGTGTCCGAGcagctgaggctgcagctgaagaCTGAGCATCTGCTTCATCTGCTGGAGAAGGGACAGACAGACGAAGCTTTCCAG TTACTCGAGGGCCTCTCTGATTTCGTGGTCGGCCTGGAGATTTGTGAGCACGCTCTGGACCGCTGCCCCGGCCTGGCTGCCTGTCACTTCCTGGCTGACTATCTCACCCTGCATTTTCAGAGGCAGGTGTCTCCCTCGCGACGACAACACATCCACGCTCTTCATCTGGGCTCGAAG gtgCTACTGACTCTGCCCCCAGCAGCCAGGCACGATTATTTCCCCCTGCTGTCCGAGCCTCTGCTGATGCTGGAGCAGCTTCTGATGAACCTGAAGGTGGACTGGGCCGACATGGCAGTGAGAACCCTGCGGAGCCTCCTGGTGGGTCAGGAGGCCGGCTTTGGTGCCGAAGACATCGATCATCTCCTGGCGGACTACGCCTCCAAGGCCCTCGACTTCTCCTGTGCCCCCAGAGAGCGGAGCAGATCCG ACTCTGTGATCAGCCTCCAGGACTCGCTGATGCAGTGTCCTGCTCAGGACAGCTGCTCCCTATCGTCCAATCAAATCGAGTCTCCAACGCCTTCCACAA GCAGCACTCCTACACGcacctcctcctcaaacagcttGGACAGGGAGAGGGATCGAAACTCAGCAGGGAGGAAACGTCGCTCGCCTGCCAAGTTCCAGCCTCCGGATCAACCCCCCGGCCGTAGAGACTGGGTCCCTGACACCCAACAGCATGTGTGCATGGTCTGCCACCGAGAGAGGTTCACCATG TTCAACAGACGGCATCACTGTCGGAGATGTGGCCGACTTGTTTGTCACGCGTGTTCTGAGCGTAAGATGCTGGTAGAGGGAAGTCCAGGAGAAGAAGTCAGAGTCTGTGACCAGTGTTACACCTACTTTCACCCAGA TTCTGACGATGAGCTGGAACAAGCTGAAG TGGCCGGTAGCCTCGTGGTGACAGAGGAAGCCTTAGATGGGATGATGCATCTGCCTGAAGTGATCCAGCAACAGATCCAACTCAGCACAAACTCTGCAGAGAACCAGCTGCTGCGGAGCGAGTTCTACTACGAACAG GCTCCCAGTGCATACCTCTGCGTGGCCATATTGTCTCTGCACAGTGACCAAACAGCGTGTGGCCACCAGCTCATCGTCCACTGCCGCTCTCTGTCCTGCAAGCTGACCAACCCGGAGGTGGACGCCTGCCTCCTCACCGACATCATGCGGCAGCTGCTCTTCAGCGCCAAGCTGATGTTCGTCAAGGTCGGCCGCAGCCAGGATCTGGCCTTGTGTGACAG TTACATCAGTAAAGTCGACGTGCTTAAGATTCTCGTGGCGGCAAATTACAAATACATTCCTTCTCTGGACGACATTCTGGAGACGTCTGCTGTCACGCGTCTTCGTAatcagctgctggaggctgAGCACTACCAGCTAGCAGTGGAG GTGTCTACGAAGAGCGGCCTGGACCCTGGTGGCATGTGGCAGGCCTGGGGGATGGCCTCTCTGAAGGCAGGGAACCTCTCAGGGGCGAGGGAGAAGTTTTCCCGCTGCCTGAAAGCTCCAGTGGACAGAAACCAGCTGAGCCTGGGTCCTTTACTGCTGCAGGAGATCGTCCAGCACCTGGAGACCATCGTACGACCCACTGTGGCCACG TCTTCTGGCGAGGACATCTTGGCATCGCTGCGGGAGCTGGAGGACGCGCTGAGCGACGCGTGTCCTGTCGAGCGACCAGAGGGACCAACGCAGAGCGGCGACCTCAACCAGGAGTGTCTGTACTACCTGAACACATATGGCACTCACCTGGCACTCATCAGCTTCTGGGTGCGGCATGACTCCATGACCGAGGCCCTGACGTACCTGCTCAACAAG GAGTGCCCAGAGGAGGTGTTTCTAGACGGTGTGTTGCAGCCCAGCCTGGAGCGAGGGCGTCTTGGCGCCCTGCAGGGGATACTGGAAAAACTGGACCCAGGCCTGGATACGTGCAGCCGCTACCTCATCGCCTCCTGCCAGTTCCTGCAGCGGCGAGGATACTTCAATACTCTCTACCAGCTCCAACAGTTCATGATG GATCATGTACGTGCAGCCATGACCTGTATCCGATTCTTCACTCATGGAGCCAGTTCGTACCTTCAGCTGGGAGAACAGCAG CGCTGGCTGGTCCGAGCCAAAGAGCACCTGAGGGCGTATCTTCAGGAGCTGCAAGGGCGGGGCGCCGGGAGGAGAAAATCTCAGGTCAACTCGTTTAGGAAGATGATGTCGTCCAGTGACGTGTCCAG GCACATGAACACGATTGAGCTCCAGCTGGAAGTGACCCGGTTCCTCCATCGCTGTGAGAATGCTGCTTCCTCCAAGACGCCACAGACCAGCACACCTTCCTCCAAGTCCTCTGCATCCAGTTCACCACCCACACTGTTCGGAGGGAGTCCGATGAAGGTTGAGGTCGCCTGTAAG